In one window of Megalopta genalis isolate 19385.01 chromosome 8, iyMegGena1_principal, whole genome shotgun sequence DNA:
- the LOC117227814 gene encoding MAD2L1-binding protein codes for MDINVKLDEPLTSDGCVKLVIELLKYILYQKQQIPFTYDSLTQLQINMKATDRNSSSIKALLKSMKDTSEQLSSQFHLNNCKVKGIAILIGATIMSPKLQIRLEFPLDILNSRQHCEYKHASRKPLLNLMRSMLECSDFQDAISSPMSLTNTFVLIEKSDGNSVSEFFLPKPHYTLPVKNANCFTFKLHNNNHINMDCNCIHLVKIYNDLSSESNSKKDSNREFLNNLNEDIENIPYRWYQSKEVVTGFKFLR; via the exons ATGGATATTAATGTTAAATTGGACGAACCTTTGACAAGTGATGGTTGTGTGAAACTAGTGATAGaacttttaaaatatattttgtatcAGAAGCAACAGATACCGTTTACGTACGACTCGTTGACTCAATTGCAAATTAATATGAAAGCAACGGATAGAAATTCATCTTCCATAAAAGCATTATTGAAGTCTATGAAAGACACGTCGGAACAATTGAGCTCGCAATTTCATCTTAATAACTGCAAAGTTAAAGGGATTGCTATACTCATTGGTGCCACCATAATGTCGCCAAAGCTGCAAATTAGATTAGAATTTCCATTGGACATTCTCAATAGCCGGCAGCATTGCGAATATAAACACGCGTCTAGGAAACCTTTGTTAAATCTAATGAG gTCCATGTTAGAGTGTTCAGATTTTCAAGATGCAATATCTTCACCAATGAGCCTCACAAACACCTTTGTGTTAATAGAAAAAAGTGATGGAAACTCAGTTTCTGAGTTTTTCTTACCAAAACCGCACTATACACTTCCAGTAAAAAATGCTAATtgttttacatttaaattacaCAATAATAATCACATAAATATGGACTGCAACTGTATCCATCTAGTAAAGATTTATAATGACCTGTCGTCCGAGTCTAACAGTAAGAAAGATAGCAACAGAGAATTCTTGAACAATTTAAATGAggacattgaaaatattccttACCGGTGGTATCAATCTAAAGAAGTAGTTAcaggatttaaatttttaagatGA